The following are encoded together in the Gilvimarinus sp. DA14 genome:
- a CDS encoding aspartyl/asparaginyl beta-hydroxylase domain-containing protein, with amino-acid sequence MGVVIFILFVVCACYVQMRGKVKHEKLTRRLTDHSNLMAPLNCLFYLFSAVKNKPYISVSEFPRLTLLQDNWQVIRDEAIHLNRAAEIKASDDLDDLGFNSFFRTGWKRFYLSWYGEPVASAAKLCPATVKLLAAVPEIKGAMFAMLPPGARLVKHRDPYAGSLRYHLGLQTPNDDGCYIEVDGERYSWRDGEAVMFDETYIHYAENTTDSNRIVLFLDIKRPVTFAPVDWFNRAFSRMVMSATATKNMPGDKVGALNRIFGKVYQLRVWGKKLKAYNRRLYYGLQYGLYLLLIYLFFFA; translated from the coding sequence GTGGGAGTTGTGATTTTTATTCTATTTGTGGTCTGCGCCTGCTATGTGCAAATGCGCGGCAAGGTGAAGCACGAAAAACTGACACGCCGCCTGACAGACCACTCCAATTTGATGGCGCCGCTCAATTGTCTGTTTTATCTGTTCTCGGCGGTCAAAAATAAACCTTATATTTCGGTGTCAGAGTTTCCGCGGTTAACGCTGTTACAAGACAACTGGCAGGTGATTCGCGACGAGGCGATCCACTTAAACCGCGCCGCGGAGATTAAAGCCTCGGATGATCTGGATGATCTGGGGTTTAACTCATTTTTTCGCACTGGCTGGAAGCGCTTTTACCTCAGCTGGTACGGTGAGCCCGTGGCCTCCGCGGCAAAGCTTTGTCCCGCAACGGTGAAGTTGCTCGCCGCCGTGCCGGAAATTAAAGGCGCCATGTTTGCCATGCTCCCGCCGGGCGCGCGCCTGGTTAAGCATCGCGACCCCTATGCGGGTTCACTGCGCTATCACTTAGGCCTGCAAACGCCCAATGATGATGGCTGTTATATCGAAGTGGATGGTGAGCGCTACAGTTGGCGCGATGGCGAGGCGGTGATGTTTGATGAAACCTACATTCACTACGCCGAAAACACCACTGATAGCAATCGCATTGTGCTGTTTTTGGATATCAAGCGCCCGGTAACCTTCGCCCCGGTGGACTGGTTTAACCGTGCCTTTTCGCGAATGGTTATGTCTGCCACGGCCACCAAAAATATGCCCGGCGATAAAGTGGGCGCTTTAAACCGAATTTTCGGCAAGGTGTACCAGCTGCGAGTGTGGGGGAAAAAGCTAAAGGCCTATAACCGCAGGCTGTATTACGGCCTGCAGTACGGCCTTTACCTTCTGCTCATTTATTTATTTTTTTTCGCCTGA
- a CDS encoding helix-turn-helix domain-containing protein codes for MSTSYTIAESAEYLQVSETFVHTMIDKGRLTLNGDGKVEQRQLDGLAELMEKLKGGGIAAMVGSIDQYL; via the coding sequence ATGTCCACCAGCTACACCATCGCTGAAAGCGCCGAATATTTGCAAGTGAGCGAAACTTTCGTCCATACCATGATCGATAAGGGCCGTCTGACTTTAAACGGCGACGGCAAGGTCGAGCAGCGCCAGCTGGATGGGTTGGCAGAGTTGATGGAAAAACTAAAAGGCGGGGGGATTGCCGCCATGGTGGGGAGCATTGATCAATATCTGTAA
- the gmk gene encoding guanylate kinase produces the protein MSKGILYTVSAPSGAGKTSLVSALVKSSPEVCVSVSHTTRPMRPGEQCGVNYHFVSHDEFNSMLSEGAFLEHAQVFGNLYGTSQQWVEATLNSGLDVILEIDWQGAAQVRKLMPETVSLFILPPSLSALRQRLTGRGQDDEAVIEARMKEAINEISHYVEADYLIINDDFTVALAQFQALITSQHLRQSSQAERHAHLLTELLAK, from the coding sequence ATGAGCAAAGGCATTCTCTACACTGTCTCCGCGCCCTCCGGCGCCGGTAAAACCAGCCTGGTCAGCGCCCTGGTAAAATCCAGCCCGGAAGTCTGCGTTTCCGTTTCCCACACTACCCGGCCCATGCGCCCTGGGGAGCAGTGCGGGGTCAATTATCACTTTGTTAGCCACGACGAATTTAACAGCATGCTGTCTGAAGGGGCATTTTTGGAGCACGCCCAGGTGTTTGGCAACCTTTACGGCACCTCGCAGCAGTGGGTAGAAGCCACCCTTAATAGTGGTCTCGATGTGATTTTAGAGATCGACTGGCAGGGCGCCGCCCAGGTGCGCAAATTAATGCCCGAAACCGTCAGTCTGTTTATTCTGCCGCCCTCGCTGTCTGCCTTGCGCCAGCGCCTCACCGGCCGCGGCCAGGACGACGAGGCCGTGATCGAAGCGCGCATGAAAGAGGCGATTAATGAAATCTCTCACTATGTCGAGGCAGACTATCTGATCATCAATGACGACTTTACGGTCGCGCTGGCCCAGTTTCAGGCCCTTATCACCAGCCAGCATTTGCGCCAGAGCTCACAGGCCGAGCGCCACGCCCATCTTTTGACGGAGTTGCTCGCTAAATAA
- the rpoZ gene encoding DNA-directed RNA polymerase subunit omega: MARITVEDCLDHVDNRFELVMVGSKRARQIAVGGKEPHVAEENDKPTVIALREIEEGFIDASILAERDEPAPTPQLEEPNFDPQI; this comes from the coding sequence ATGGCACGTATTACAGTTGAAGATTGCCTCGACCACGTCGACAACCGCTTTGAATTAGTGATGGTGGGCAGCAAGCGCGCCCGTCAAATCGCCGTGGGCGGCAAAGAGCCCCATGTTGCGGAAGAAAACGACAAGCCCACCGTAATCGCCCTGCGCGAAATCGAAGAGGGTTTTATCGATGCCAGCATTCTCGCTGAGCGCGACGAACCGGCGCCCACGCCCCAACTTGAAGAACCTAACTTCGACCCGCAGATATAA